TCCGCGATTGGCGCGGTTGCGAGATGTTACCGCTCTCAATGAAGAGGAGGATGCAGAGGACTTTTTCGCAATAATCCGGCAGCAGGACTTATTAGTCCATCACCCCTATCACTCCTTCACCTCCAGTGTGCAGCGCTTCATTACCCAGGCCGCCCATGATCCAGATGTGGTCGCCATTAAGATGACCCTATATCGAACCTCTGGCGACTCACCGATTGTCAATGCGCTGATTGATGCAGCAGAGAACGGTAAACAGGTGGTGGTCTTGGTGGAACTCAAGGCACGATTTGACGAAGAAAACAACATTCTCTGGGCACGCAAGCTAGAACAGGCTGGAGTTCATGTTGTATATGGATTAGTGGGTCTGAAAACCCACACTAAAGTGATCCTTGTAGTACGGCGGGAAGCCGAACATATTCGCCGCTATGTCCATGTCGGCACAGGCAATTACAATCCCAAAACCGCTAGGCTATATACCGATCTCGGCCTGATTAGCTGCCGCGATCCCCTAGGGGCTGATCTGTCTGATTTGTTTAACTACTTAACAGGATATTCTCGGCAAAAAACGTTCCGAAAATTGTTAGTAGCTCCCATCAACTTGCGCGATCGCATGATGGAACTTATTCATCGTGAAACAGAACACTGCCGCAACGGGCAGGAAGGCCGCATCGTCGCCAAGATGAATTCCTTGGTTGATCCGAAAATTATCCGCGCACTGTACGAAGCATCCCAAGTCGGGGTTAGCATCGATCTGATTGTGCGTGGTATTTGTTGCCTGCGACCGGGCATTCCCGATGTCAGCGAAAATATTCGGGTTATTAGTATTGTGGGTCGCTATCTTGAACATTCCCGCATTTTCTACTTCTACAACAACGGGAACGAAGAGGTGTTCATCGGTAGTGCAGACTGGATGCCCCGTAACCTCGATCGCCGTGTAGAAGCGGTGACTCCTGTCGAAGATCCAACGTTGTGTAAGGACTTGCAAGAGATCTTAGGGGTCATGTTATCGGATAATCGGCAGGCGTGGGAGCTACAGCCCGATGGCAGCTATATTCAACGACGCCCCGAACCTCGGCAAGAAGCTCAAAGTTCGCAAAGTGTTCTAATGAGTATGGCCTTAAAATCGGCAAGTAGCGTTTAGATTAAACGTTCCAAAATTTGAGTTGCCATCGTAATCAGCACTGGAGAGAGTCACGGTATGCGTCTGCATCCTCATCGGCAGCAGGAATTGCAACAGTTCATTCAAGATCTCGGATTGCCGGATGATGCCCCTATTCGTTGGGAGTTGCTGCATAAAGCCTTAACCCATCCAACCTACTCAGTCGATGCTAACTACGATCAGTTAGAGTTTGTTGGCGATGCGGTTGTGAAGCTAGCGACGGCTGAATTCCTCCTCACTCAATATCCTGCTCAAAAGGCAGGGGAGATGACTGCTATTCGCTCCATCATGGTGAGCGATCGCGTCTTGGCGGAGATTGCGGCGCGGCACCATCTCGATCGCTATTTGCTAGTAGGCAGTAGCGCAGCAGGCGATCGCAGTGGGCGTGATTCCCGCTTAGCAGATGCCTTTGAGGCGGTTCTGGCCTCCCTCTATCTCAGTACCCACGACCTCAGCTTGATTCATCCTTGGCTCGATCCTGAACTGCAACCCTTAGCCGATACGATTCGCCGCGATCCCGCTTTTCTAAACTACAAGGGTGCCCTGCAAGAGATGACTAATGCTCTCTACAAAACCTTACCGGAGTATCGGGTGAAAGACGTCACCCAAACCCATGATGACCCGGAACGCTTTTCCGCACAAGTTTGGATTCTAGGGGAATGCTACGGAAGCGGACGGGGGGCATCCAAGAAAGCGGCAGAACAAGCAGCGGCTCAAATTGCATTTTTAGAATTGCGATCGCGCCTCAATCTAGACCTGTAAACCGATTGGGTCGTTTTGAAAGGGAGGGGGAAAGTCTTAGGACGACGATCCGGCAGGCGATCGCACATCGGGGCGATCGCTTGGGAGTAGCCTATCATTGGATTCCCGCGACGAGGTTGGTACCGAATTGAGTAACGGCATTATGATCTCCACCGTTGTGCCTTGATTGACGCCTGCACTCGATAGCGTAATGTCGCCTCCCATCAGCCCTATCAAATTTCGCGAAATAGCGAGTCCCAGACCTGTCCCCTCAAACTTTCGCGTTGTACTGCCATCTACCATCACAAAGGGCCGGAATAGTTTGTGCTGCTGCGCTGGGTCAATCCCAATGCCAGTGTCAATTATCGAAACGACTACTTGCTGATACTCTTGATCCCC
The window above is part of the Synechococcales cyanobacterium T60_A2020_003 genome. Proteins encoded here:
- the ppk1 gene encoding polyphosphate kinase 1, with the protein product MSRSRSAPSTSKSAHEPAIDLTEPKYYLSRELSWIEFNRRVLHEALDDRTPLLERLKFTAIFSNNLDEFFMVRVAGLKRQVEANVSKLTPDGLTPQQHLDAINQHLGPIVQEQHHHFNQILKPLLALHGIYLLDYVDLNPEQQTYLQSYFKEQIFPVLTPLAVDPGHPFPYISNLSLNLAVVLKDEEKDAELFARVKVPKKVLPRFIPLPADLWHPIPDQEHPVVWAGVLSEQAIAHNLEFLFPGMKIQEYHPFRITRDADLTVAEDEADDLMLAIEQELQKRRLGGSVVRAEIAASMPDTLRETLMREMGLSEKDVYMLDGPLGLEDLMSFMALPLPQLKDPAWSSVVHPRLARLRDVTALNEEEDAEDFFAIIRQQDLLVHHPYHSFTSSVQRFITQAAHDPDVVAIKMTLYRTSGDSPIVNALIDAAENGKQVVVLVELKARFDEENNILWARKLEQAGVHVVYGLVGLKTHTKVILVVRREAEHIRRYVHVGTGNYNPKTARLYTDLGLISCRDPLGADLSDLFNYLTGYSRQKTFRKLLVAPINLRDRMMELIHRETEHCRNGQEGRIVAKMNSLVDPKIIRALYEASQVGVSIDLIVRGICCLRPGIPDVSENIRVISIVGRYLEHSRIFYFYNNGNEEVFIGSADWMPRNLDRRVEAVTPVEDPTLCKDLQEILGVMLSDNRQAWELQPDGSYIQRRPEPRQEAQSSQSVLMSMALKSASSV
- the rnc gene encoding ribonuclease III, with amino-acid sequence MRLHPHRQQELQQFIQDLGLPDDAPIRWELLHKALTHPTYSVDANYDQLEFVGDAVVKLATAEFLLTQYPAQKAGEMTAIRSIMVSDRVLAEIAARHHLDRYLLVGSSAAGDRSGRDSRLADAFEAVLASLYLSTHDLSLIHPWLDPELQPLADTIRRDPAFLNYKGALQEMTNALYKTLPEYRVKDVTQTHDDPERFSAQVWILGECYGSGRGASKKAAEQAAAQIAFLELRSRLNLDL